The following proteins are encoded in a genomic region of Arachis ipaensis cultivar K30076 chromosome B02, Araip1.1, whole genome shotgun sequence:
- the LOC107626581 gene encoding pentatricopeptide repeat-containing protein At3g61520, mitochondrial-like: MMLLRSFKLLRRRRRSNLPPFPFSSPRRHSTAVDVSNSKDVVSSSIVTQLQELLQHPKDEWNSQESKNLLLPLLFNDSEPLSSRQILQITRQLGSTTKALDFLEFIRTNAEPEQQHCHLLSSVFQSALELANRDATSKIEVLKLHGYLKSQNWKIDLSSQSALILLRCLEGAKMVDDSLFLFKRLDNSAKNPGIFNELLRLLMKSGRIDDALQVLDEMLERDSKILLNGSTGDTVIEELVKWRDPRGRSFSDEETLALVKKLGEHGVFPDTFKLTQLITNLCKRKSNNAAREILHCVMEFGGEVDAAPCNAMLTGLGKGRDIEGMNKLLVKMQEMNIRPSVVTFGIVFRHLCAARRVDEALEMFNKLRGKGESNLFGVEPDVVLFNTLIDGLCKVEREEEALSLLEEMKTGSKHKPNTITYNCLIDGFGKAGNIHKAQELFDQMNEEGVQPNVVTLNVLVNGMCRSGRVHSAVEVFNAMKEKGLKGNAATYTPLISAFCGVNNIDKAMQFFDEMLSSGCSPDAIVYYSLISGLSIAGRMDDASIVVSKLKQAEFGLDVACYNVLISGFCKKNKLERVYEMLEEMEKVGVKPDTVTYNTLLSSLGKSGDFETANKLMKKMRKEGLAPSVVTFGALIHANCLNDNVDYAMTIFQEMCSTTSKVHPNTVIYNILIDALCKKDDVEKAVSLMDDMEERGVRPNTTTYNAILKGIRDKGVLNVALALMDRMIANACRADYVTMEILTEWLSAVGEIGKLDRFVMGYSVSSDSRSSLAKLFAASNSSPKALCKSSDGKESSTESMEKLSTTSMAKLFTVSTDRPLRAPSKLADRKTSSRRSSSAKISAASTSSQRAPCKSSDGKASLTTSLAELFTVSTYHPLREPPESPDRKRKSS; the protein is encoded by the coding sequence ATGATGTTGTTACGATCTTTCAAACTCCTCCGCCGTCGCCGCCGCAGCAACCTGCCACCCTTTCCTTTCTCCTCTCCTCGCCGCCACAGCACTGCCGTCGACGTTTCCAATTCAAAAGACGTGGTATCATCATCGATCGTTACCCAACTCCAAGAGCTCCTTCAACACCCAAAAGACGAATGGAACTCACAGGAAAGCAagaatcttcttcttcctcttctcttcaaCGATTCAGAGCCTCTTTCTTCCCGCCAGATCCTCCAGATCACGCGCCAATTGGGTTCAACTACCAAAGCTCTCGACTTTCTCGAATTCATAAGAACCAATGCAGAACCGGAACAGCAACACTGTCACTTGCTGTCTTCGGTGTTCCAGAGCGCTCTTGAGCTCGCGAATCGTGACGCTACTTCGAAAATTGAGGTCTTGAAGCTTCATGGTTACTTAAAATCCCAAAATTGGAAGATTGATTTGAGTTCCCAATCAGCTTTGATTCTTCTACGATGCTTGGAGGGTGCTAAAATGGTGGACGATTCACTTTTTTTGTTTAAGAGGCTCGACAATTCTGCAAAAAATCCCGGAATTTTCAACGAGTTGTTGAGGTTGTTGATGAAATCGGGCCGAATTGATGATGCACTCCAAGTGCTCGACGAAATGCTTGAACGGGATTCCAAGATTCTGCTGAATGGTTCCACGGGGGATACTGTTATTGAGGAGTTGGTAAAGTGGAGAGACCCACGGGGGAGAAGCTTCTCTGATGAGGAAACTCTGGCGTTGGTTAAGAAGCTTGGGGAGCATGGTGTTTTTCCTGATACCTTCAAGCTGACGCAACTGATTACCAACCTGTGTAAAAGGAAGAGTAATAACGCTGCGCGGGAGATTCTGCACTGTGTGATGGAATTTGGTGGTGAAGTTGATGCTGCACCTTGCAATGCTATGTTGACTGGGCTGGGAAAAGGAAGGGACATTGAAGGAATGAATAAGTTGTTGGTTAAGATGCAAGAGATGAATATACGGCCTAGTGTCGTGACGTTTGGGATTGTTTTCAGACATCTGTGTGCGGCTCGGAGGGTTGATGAAGCTTTGGAAATGTTTAACAAGTTGAGAGGCAAAGGTGAAAGTAATTTGTTTGGTGTAGAACCTGATGTGGTATTGTTTAATACTTTGATTGATGGATTGTGTAAAGTTGAAAGGGAGGAAGAAGCATTGAGTCTCTTGGAGGAGATGAAAACAGGAAGCAAACATAAGCCCAACACCATTACATATAATTGCTTGATTGACGGGTTTGGCAAGGCCGGCAACATTCATAAAGCGCAGGAGCTGTTTGATCAGATGAATGAGGAAGGCGTTCAGCCAAATGTGGTTACCCTCAATGTATTGGTTAATGGTATGTGCAGAAGTGGGAGGGTCCATAGTGCAGTCGAGGTTTTCAATGCAATGAAAGAGAAGGGCCTCAAAGGCAATGCTGCAACGTATACGCCACTAATATCCGCTTTTTGTGGAGTTAACAACATCGATAAAGCCATGCAGTTTTTCGATGAGATGTTGAGTTCTGGATGCTCCCCAGACGCAATTGTTTACTACAGTTTGATATCTGGTTTGAGCATAGCTGGAAGGATGGATGATGCCAGCATTGTCGTGTCGAAGTTGAAGCAAGCTGAGTTCGGTCTTGATGTAGCTTGCTATAATGTCCTGATCAGTGGATTTTGTAAGAAGAATAAGCtggaaagggtttatgaaatgcttGAAGAAATGGAAAAAGTTGGAGTTAAGCCCGATACGGTCACTTACAACACTCTGCTTTCCTCCCTAGGCAAAAGTGGAGATTTTGAAACTGCCAATAAGTTGATGAAAAAGATGAGGAAAGAGGGTCTTGCGCCTTCCGTGGTTACTTTTGGGGCACTGATACATGCAAATTGTTTAAATGACAATGTTGATTATGCCATGACGATTTTCCAGGAAATGTGTTCTACTACATCCAAGGTTCACCCTAATACTGTTATATACAACATTTTAATTGATGCTCTATGCAAGAAAGATGATGTAGAAAAGGCTGTTTCATTGATGGATGACATGGAGGAAAGAGGGGTTAGGcctaatacaacaacatataatgCTATTCTCAAAGGGATTAGAGATAAGGGAGTGTTGAATGTAGCTTTAGCACTTATGGACAGAATGATTGCGAATGCTTGCAGAGCTGACTATGTAACCATGGAGATTCTTACAGAATGGCTTTCTGCTGTGGGTGAAATTGGAAAACTTGATCGATTTGTCATGGGGTATTCAGTTTCCTCTGATTCAAGATCATCATTGGCAAAACTATTTGCTGCCTCAAACTCCTCTCCGAAGGCGCTGTGCAAATCATCTGATGGGAAAGAATCCTCCACAGAATCAATGGAAAAACTATCTACAACATCAATGGCAAAACTATTTACAGTCTCAACTGATCGTCCCCTAAGGGCGCCTTCCAAATTGGCGGATAGGAAAACCTCCTCTAGAAGATCATCATCGGCAAAAATATCTGCTGCCTCAACCTCTTCTCAGAGGGCTCCTTGCAAATCATCTGATGGTAAAGCTTCCCTTACAACATCATTGGCAGAACTATTTACAGTCTCAACCTATCATCCCCTGAGGGAGCCGCCCGAATCGCCGGACAGGAAAAGAAAAAGTTCTTAG
- the LOC107622399 gene encoding uncharacterized protein LOC107622399 isoform X2: protein MALATIASFPSIKFNTTHQNNSLIFLPKQHHSHRICKLRRIQFNGTGHNQQEESQQPQNNNNNNNNALLKVAWYGSELLGIAASALKPSSNEKAPQRLLESIDRDAVVDTIKQDFQRSYFVTGDLTLNAYEDDCEFADPAGSFKGLQRFKRNCTNFGSLLEKSNMKLMKWEDFEDKGIGHWRFSCVLSFPWRPILSATGYTEYYFDPQSGKACGALECSKNGFVQANS from the exons ATGGCATTAGCAACCATAGCTTCTTTTCCTTCAATCAAATTCAACACTACTCACCAAAACAATTCTTTGATCTTTCTACCAAAACAACACCACAGCCATAGAATCTGTAAATTAAGAAGAATTCAATTCAATGGAACAGGACATAATCAACAAGAAGAGTCTCAACAACCAcagaacaataacaataataataacaatgcattgTTAAAGGTAGCATGGTATGGTTCTGAGCTTCTTGGCATTGCTGCTTCTGCTTTGAAGCCATCTTCCAATGAGAAAGCTCCTCAGAGGCTTCTTGAATCCATTGATCGTGATGCTGTTGTGGATACTATCAAACAAGATTTTCAAAGGTCCTATTTTGTCACAG GTGATCTCACATTAAATGCTTATGAAGACGACTGCGAATTCGCGGATCCAGCAGGATCCTTTAAAGGGCTTCAGCGTTTCAAAAGGAACTGCACTAACTTTGGATCTCTTTTGGAGAAGTCAAATATGAAGCTCATGAAATGGGAAGATTTTGAG GATAAAGGAATAGGCCACTGGAGATTTAGTTGTGTCTTGTCATTTCCTTGGAGGCCAATACTTTCTG CAACTGGATACACAGAATATTATTTTGATCCACAATCAGGAAAA GCATGTGGAGCATTGGAATGTTCCAAAAATGGCTTTGTTCAAGCAAATTCTTAA
- the LOC107622391 gene encoding sphingoid long-chain bases kinase 2, mitochondrial, with amino-acid sequence MKMMTCHSFIYPNHNYYYHHQNFYFVALGRGTSMAAASASPTPVLRSELKPVEPVEQDLQTALNFVSSPRQRELVFVVNPQGANGRTGKDWKKLLPFLRSRLGNDYNICESFTTGPRHAIDITREAIREGAEAVIAVGGDGTIYEVVNGFFCDGKPVASNNKENLKATALGVIPLGTGSDFARTFGWSNDPYAAVERVAKGMRSRVDVGVITGPTGDQNYFINVADIHLSAKAGFYASKYKKFGNLCYVIGALQAFMSHYNQDFRIKVNEGEWEFCPQVTALCVGNAKFFGGGMKITPNADPRSGNLSVVILQHFKWYDFILNLHKIYSGTHLKVKNVSSRSVNSIEVEDISGRGGVYIQSDGEHLGFLPKKICVLPSAIEMIC; translated from the exons ATGAAAATGATGACGTGCCATAGTTTCATTTACCCCAATcataattattattatcatcatcagaATTTCTACTTTGTGGCATTGGGAAGAGGAACTTCAATGGCTGCTGCAAGTGCTTCACCCACCCCTGTTCTCAGATCCGAGCTTAAACCCGTGGAACCCGTGGAACAAGATCTTCAAACTGCTCTTAATTTTGTATCCTCTCCTCGCCAAAGGGAGCTTGTTTTCGTTGTCAATCCCCAAG GTGCTAATGGTCGCACTGGTAAAGATTGGAAGAAGTTGCTTCCATTTCTAAGGTCTCGCCTTGGTAATGATTACAAT ATTTGTGAGTCATTTACTACGGGTCCTCGTCATGCCATTGACATAACAAGAGAG GCTATAAGGGAAGGAGCAGAAGCAGTCATTGCTGTCGGAGGTGATGGAACTATTTATGAG GTTGTTAATGGTTTCTTTTGCGATGGAAAACCTGTTGCTAGTAACAATAAAGAGAACTTAAAGGCAACTGCTCTTGGG GTGATACCCTTGGGAACTGGTTCTGATTTTGCAAGAACATTTGGATG GAGCAATGATCCTTATGCTGCTGTTGAACGTGTTGCTAAAG GGATGAGATCAAGGGTAGATGTTGGTGTTATCACTGGACCCACCGGCGATCAGAATTACTTCATAAATGTTGCTGACATTCATTT GAGTGCAAAGGCAGGATTTTACGCTTCTAAGTACAAGAAATTCGGCAACTTGTGTTATGTCATTGGTGCATTGCAAGCCTTCATGAGTCATTATAATCAGGATTTCAGGATCAAG GTCAATGAAGGTGAGTGGGAGTTTTGTCCCCAAGTGACGGCCCTTTGTGTTGGAAATGCAAAATTCTTTGGTGGCGGTATGAAAATTACTCCCAATGCTGATCCTCGCAGTGGAAATTTATCG GTTGTGATTCTTCAGCACTTCAAGTGGTACGATTTTATCCTAAACTTACATAAGATTTACAGTGGGACACACCTGAAGGTGAAGAATGTTTCTTCAAGAAG TGTAAATTCTATTGAGGTGGAGGACATTTCAGGCAGAGGTGGAGTATATATTCAATCTGACGGCGAGCATTTAGGGTTCCTTCCAAAGAAGATTTGTGTTCTTCCGTCCGCGATTGAGATGATATGCTGA
- the LOC107622399 gene encoding uncharacterized protein LOC107622399 isoform X1, whose translation MALATIASFPSIKFNTTHQNNSLIFLPKQHHSHRICKLRRIQFNGTGHNQQEESQQPQNNNNNNNNALLKVAWYGSELLGIAASALKPSSNEKAPQRLLESIDRDAVVDTIKQDFQRSYFVTGDLTLNAYEDDCEFADPAGSFKGLQRFKRNCTNFGSLLEKSNMKLMKWEDFEDKGIGHWRFSCVLSFPWRPILSATGYTEYYFDPQSGKVCRHVEHWNVPKMALFKQILKPSRGFGLKDYMNRWLKAFQVKI comes from the exons ATGGCATTAGCAACCATAGCTTCTTTTCCTTCAATCAAATTCAACACTACTCACCAAAACAATTCTTTGATCTTTCTACCAAAACAACACCACAGCCATAGAATCTGTAAATTAAGAAGAATTCAATTCAATGGAACAGGACATAATCAACAAGAAGAGTCTCAACAACCAcagaacaataacaataataataacaatgcattgTTAAAGGTAGCATGGTATGGTTCTGAGCTTCTTGGCATTGCTGCTTCTGCTTTGAAGCCATCTTCCAATGAGAAAGCTCCTCAGAGGCTTCTTGAATCCATTGATCGTGATGCTGTTGTGGATACTATCAAACAAGATTTTCAAAGGTCCTATTTTGTCACAG GTGATCTCACATTAAATGCTTATGAAGACGACTGCGAATTCGCGGATCCAGCAGGATCCTTTAAAGGGCTTCAGCGTTTCAAAAGGAACTGCACTAACTTTGGATCTCTTTTGGAGAAGTCAAATATGAAGCTCATGAAATGGGAAGATTTTGAG GATAAAGGAATAGGCCACTGGAGATTTAGTTGTGTCTTGTCATTTCCTTGGAGGCCAATACTTTCTG CAACTGGATACACAGAATATTATTTTGATCCACAATCAGGAAAAGTATGTAG GCATGTGGAGCATTGGAATGTTCCAAAAATGGCTTTGTTCAAGCAAATTCTTAAGCCTAGCAGGGGATTTGGATTAAAAGACTATATGAATAGATGGTTGAAAGCATTTCAAGTGAAGATTTAG
- the LOC107622371 gene encoding 3-methyl-2-oxobutanoate hydroxymethyltransferase 1, mitochondrial produces MSCIRFLTKHSPSSSFSSSILRHIRFMSNVPENTVYSGPTPQIANQRTTLMQLRQKHRNSKPITMVTAYDYPSAVHLDMAGIDICLVGDSASMVVHGHDTTLPITVDEMLVHCRAVARGAKNPMLVGDLPFGSYESSSDQAVDTAVRILKEGGMDAIKLEGGSPSRIVAAKAIVEAGIAVMGHVGLTPQAISVLGGFRPQGRNILSAVKVVETALALQEAGCFSVVLECVPAPVAAAATAALQIPTIGIGAGPFCSGQVLVYHDLLGMLQHPHHAKVTPKFCKQYARVGDIINKALLEYKEDVTNGSFPDAHHSPYKISEADAEGFSNELQKLGFDKAASAASEAVQRLNATK; encoded by the exons ATGTCTTGCATTAGGTTTCTCACAAAACATTCACCATCTTCTTCATTTTCATCTTCTATTCTGAGACACATTCGTTTCATGAGCAATGTTCCAGAGAACACGGTGTACTCAGGTCCAACGCCACAAATCGCAAACCAGAGAACAACACTCATGCAGCTACGTCAAAAGCATAGAAACTCGAAACCGATAACAATGGTAACCGCATACGATTACCCTTCAGCGGTGCACTTAGACATGGCTGGCATTGATATATGCCTCGTTGGTGACTCAGCTTCCATGGTGGTTCATGGACACGACACCACTCTCCCTATCACCGTTGATGAGATGCTTGTTCATTGCCGTGCCGTTGCCCGTGGCGCCAAAAATCCTATGCTTGTTGGGGACTTGCCTTTTGGCTCCTATGAATCAAGTTCCGATCAG GCGGTTGATACAGCGGTTCGGATTTTAAAGGAAGGCGGAATGGATGCCATAAAATTGGAAGGAGGTTCCCCTTCGAGGATTGTTGCGGCGAAGGCTATTGTTGAAGCGGGAATAGCAGTGATGGGGCATGTAGGGCTTACTCCACAGGCCATTAGTGTTTTAGGGGGTTTTAGACCTCAGGGAAGGAACATTTTAAGTGCTGTCAAG GTTGTCGAGACAGCATTGGCTTTGCAAGAAGCAGGGTGTTTTTCTGTTGTTCTAGAATGTGTGCCTGCACCTGTGGCCGCCGCAGCAACAGCAGCACTTCAAATTCCCACTATTGGAATTGGGGCCGGACCCTTTTGTAGTGGACAG GTGCTAGTTTATCATGATCTTCTTGGTATGCTTCAGCACCCCCATCATGCAAAG GTTACTCCAAAATTTTGCAAGCAATATGCTCGTGTAGGAGACATTATCAACAAAGCCTTACTAGAGTATAAAGAAGATGTGACTAACGGTTCATTCCCTGATGCTCACCATAGTCCATACAAAATTAGTGAAGCAGATGCTGAAGGTTTTTCTAATGAGTTGCAAAAGCTAGGTTTTGACAAAGCAGCATCCGCAGCATCTGAAGCAGTTCAAAGGCTTAATGCAACCAAATAA
- the LOC107626582 gene encoding ATP-dependent DNA helicase PIF1-like, translating to MDEMNFDRELLREEFKESLKSMTHEQRNAYDRILNAVSMDLGGFYFVYGYGGTGKTFLYRTLSASLRCNGKIVLNVASSGIASLLLPNGRTAHSRFKIPLNINEDSVCNIKQGSSLAKLLARASLIIWDEAPMLNKHCYEALDKSLKDILRFEQSYKPYMPFGGKVVVLGGDFRQILPVIPMGSRQDIVQSSISSSYLWDYCNVLKLSRNMRLSSSSSSQDNCENMDFANWLIHIGDGLAGDSIDGESKVLIPNEILIDDTDTGFEEFIQFVYPMLIYNLTNTDYFKERSILAPTLEVVNEVNNNIMSLLPGDQRVYLSSDSLCVEEGNMESQLDTFSPDVLNAINCSGLPNHQLCLKEGVPVMLLRNIDQSNGLCNGTKLQVRRLGNHIIECIVLTGDKAGRVVLIPRMNMIPNNDTLPFRFQRRQFPLIVSFAMNINKSQGQTLGVVGLYLPKPVFTHGQLYVALSRVKSKKCLRVLIQNNGSMPKGSTINVVFREVFNNVT from the coding sequence ATGGATGAGATGAATTTTGATAGGGAATTACTACGTGAGGAGTTTAAGGAGTCTTTGAAATCTATGACTCACGAACAGAGGAATGCATATGATCGGATACTGAATGCTGTCTCCATGGATCTTGGTGGATTTTACTTTGTTTATGGTTACGGTGGTACTGGGAAGACTTTCCTTTATCGCACGTTATCTGCATCATTAAGGTGTAATGGCAAAATAGTGCTAAATGTTGCATCAAGTGGTATTGCTTCACTATTACTCCCTAATGGACGAACTGCTCATTCTAGATTCAAGATTCCACTAAACATAAATGAGGATTCGGTTTGTAACATTAAACAAGGTTCTTCCCTTGCTAAGCTTCTTGCTAGAGCCAGTTTGATTATATGGGATGAAGCTCCGATGCTTAACAAACACTGTTACGAGGCTTTAGACAAGTCATTGAAGGATATTCTTAGATTTGAGCAATCCTACAAACCTTACATGCCATTTGGAGGAAAGGTTGTTGTCCTAGGTGGTGACTTTAGGCAGATCCTTCCAGTCATACCTATGGGATCAAGACAGGATATCGTGCAATCTTCTATTAGTTCATCATATCTATGGGATTACTGTAATGTACTAAAGCTAAGCAGGAATATGCGTTTATCTTCTTCATCAAGTTCTCAAGACAATTGCGAAAATATGGATTTTGCTAATTGGCTTATTCATATTGGAGATGGATTGGCTGGCGATTCTATAGATGGTGAATCTAAAGTTTTGATCCCGAATGAGATTCTCATTGATGAtactgacactggttttgaagaGTTCATACAGTTTGTCTATCCCATGTTGATATATAACTTGACCAACACAGATTATTTCAAGGAACGATCAATTCTTGCTCCCACTCTAGAAGTTGTTAACGAGGTGAATAACAATATCATGAGTCTTTTACCTGGCGATCAGAGGGTTTATCTTAGTTCTGACTCTTTGTGTGTTGAAGAAGGTAATATGGAGTCTCAGTTAGACACCTTTTCACCTGATGTGTTGAATGCTATTAATTGTTCAGGTTTACCTAATCACCAGCTATGCTTGAAAGAAGGAGTACCGGTCATGTTGCTAAGGAATATTGACCAATCTAATGGTTTGTGTAATGGTACCAAGTTGCAGGTACGTCGTTTAGGTAATCATATAATTGAGTGCATTGTATTGACTGGAGACAAAGCAGGTAGAGTTGTGCTTATTCCACGCATGAACATGATACCAAACAATGACACTCTACCTTTTAGATTCCAAAGAAGGCAGTTTCCGTTAATTGTATCTTTTGCAATGAACATAAACAAGTCACAGGGTCAAACACTGGGCGTGGTTGGGTTGTATCTACCGAAACCTGTATTTACTCACGGCCAACTCTATGTTGCTCTATCTAGAGTGAAATCAAAAAAATGTCTTAGAGTTCTAATTCAGAACAACGGTTCCATGCCCAAGGGTAGTACCATAAATGTTGTATTTAGAGAAGTTTTTAACAATGTAACTTAA